A part of Calonectris borealis chromosome 30, bCalBor7.hap1.2, whole genome shotgun sequence genomic DNA contains:
- the DNAJC22 gene encoding dnaJ homolog subfamily C member 22: protein MAKRLLVAYGLWALGGPLGLHHIYLGRDSHALLWMLTLGGFGGGWLWDFWHLPGWVAAANGAGAPGDRGGTVPALSPLRLAGQVTVGMYFGLVAALGLPWVPAVLAQPLAVGLGVQLVSSVGDQTAEAPSILAAAFLASLLFQGRVLAVLPASLAASVAAQRHRRYKPRGVPRPRLAARLYHLGLACLAFAAPLACRGLCGAAGVLSTLLALPRAATELLLLPLRTGRLLAEVLGFAGGSPAREHGTGFQSSSWSERQQRAYEVLGLPAGSSAEDVHRSYRELVKVWHPDHNRHRAEEAERRFIQLQEAYEELAGPRRAAAG from the exons ATGGCCAAGCGGCTGCTGGTGGCCTACGGGCTGTGGGCGCTGGGGGGGCCGCTGGGGCTGCACCACATCTACCTGGGCCGGGACAGCCACGCGCTGCTCTGGATGCTGACGCTGGGCGGCTTCGGCGGCGGCTGGCTCTGGGACTTCTGGCACCTCCCCGGCTGGGTGGCGGCCGCCAACGGGGCCggggcgcccggggaccgcggtGGGACCGTGCCGGCCCTCAGCCCCCTGCGCCTGGCGGGGCAGGTGACGGTGGGGATGTATTTCGGGCTGgtggcggcgctggggctgccctgggtgCCGGCGGTGCTGGCGCAGCCcctggccgtggggctgggggtgcagctgGTCTCCTCGGTGGGGGACCAGACGGCGGAGGCACCCAGCATCCTGGCCGCAGCCTTCCTCGCCTCCCTCCTCTTCCAGGGCCGGGTGCTGGCGGTGCTGCCCGCCAGCCTGGCCGCCAGCGTCGCCGCCCAGCGGCACCGGCGCTACAAGCCCCGCGGGGTGCCGCGGCCCCGGCTGGCGGCCCGGCTCTACCACTTAGGGCTGGCGTGCCTGGCCTTCGCCGCCCCGCTTGCCTGCCGCGGGCTCTGCGGTGCCgccggggtgctgagcaccctcctggccctgccccgcgccgccaccgagctcctgctcctgcccctccgcACCGGCCGGCTCCTGGCAGAGGTCCTGGGCTTTGCCGGCGGCTCTCCGGCACGGGAGCACGGCACCGGCTTCCAATCGAGCAGCTGGAGCGAGCGGCAGCAGCGGGCGTACGAG GTCCTGGGCCTCCCCGCCGGCTCCTCCGCCGAGGACGTGCACCGGAGCTACCGGGAGCTGGTGAAGGTTTGGCACCCGGACCACAACCGGCACCGGGCCGAGGAGGCCGAGAGGCGCTTCATCCAGCTGCAGGAGGCCTACGAGGAGCTGGCGGGGCCCAGGAGAGCGGCGGCGGGGTga
- the C1QL4 gene encoding complement C1q-like protein 4, which produces MVLVLLVAIPLLVHSSKAAAHYEMLGSCRMVCDPYPGPELPAASPPPFLPGAKGEPGRKGRAGVRGPPGPPGPRGPPGEPGRPGPPGPPGPGPGGYIPSFYSPKIAFYAGLRKPHEGYEVLRFDDVVTNVGNYYEPSSGKFTCPLPGIYFFTYHVLMRGGDGTSMWADLMKNGQVRASAIAQDADQNYDYASNSVILHLDVGDEVFVKLDGGKVHGGNTNKYSTFSGFIIYPD; this is translated from the exons atggtgctggtgctgctggtggccatCCCGCTGCTGGTGCACAGCTCCAAGGCGGCCGCGCACTACGAGATGCTGGGCAGCTGCCGCATGGTCTGCGACCCCTACCCCGGCCCcgagctgcctgctgcctccccgccgcccttccTACCCGGTGCCAAGGGCGAGCCGGGGCGCAAGGGCCGCGCCGGTGTGCGGGGCCCTCCCGGACCACCGGGACCACGGGGGCCACCAGGTGAGCCGGGCCGACCGGGGCCACCGGGGCCACCGGGGCCGGGTCCCGGGGGGTACATCCCCTCCTTCTACAGCCCCAAGATCGCCTTCTACGCGGGGCTGCGGAAGCCCCACGAGGGCTACGAGGTGCTGCGCTTCGACGATGTGGTCACCAACGTGGGCAACTACTACGAGCCCTCGAGCGGGAAGTTCACCTGCCCCCTGCCCGGCATCTACTTCTTCACCTACCACGTCCTCATGCGCGGCGGCGACGGCACCAGCATGTGGGCCGACCTCATGAAGAACGGGCAG GTGCGGGCCAGCGCCATCGCGCAGGACGCGGACCAGAACTACGACTACGCCAGCAACAGCGTCATCCTGCACCTGGACGTGGGTGACGAGGTCTTCGTCAAGCTGGACGGCGGCAAAGTCCACGGCGGCAACACCAACAAGTACAGCACCTTCTCCGGCTTCATCATCTACCCCGACTGA
- the PRPH gene encoding peripherin, with amino-acid sequence MSRGGRAPPPRRALGAPPPLTAAPGRLAAAAAARGAEREELAALNDRFAAFLERVRALERQNGALRAALGRAAAATAPRAAGLVQGELRGLRERLQHLGRDRDRLQAERDGLATDLAALRQRLEDETQKREDAEKSLVLFRKDMDDATLSRLELERKVELLMDEIGFLKKLHEEELRDLEVSAPSPAVPAEVEVCKPVLTAALREIRTQYESIAVKNLQEAEEWYKSKFADLSDAANRNHEALRLAKQEMNESRRQIQSLTCEVDGLKGMNEALQRQMQEMEDEFGEEIGNYQDVVGRLEQEIQQMKEEMARHLREYQDLLNVKMALDIEIATYRKLLEGEESRITVPLHPATSFSVRSSVLEPQPAESPARRMVLIKTIETRDGQQVVTESHKERAEPGK; translated from the exons ATGAgccgcggcggccgcgccccCCCACCGCGCCGCGCCctcggggcgccgccgcccctcaCCGCGGCTCCGGGGCGgctggcggccgcggcggcggcgcggggcgcggagcgggaaGAGCTGGCGGCGTTGAACGATCGTTTCGCCGCTTTCCTGGAGCGGGTGCGGGCGCTGGAACGGCAGAACGGGGCCCTGCGAGCCGCCctgggccgcgccgccgccgccaccgcgccccgcgccgccgggctggtgcagggggagctgcgggggctgcgggagcggctGCAGCACCTCGGCCGTGACCGCGACCGGCTCCAGGCCGAGCGAGACGGGCTGGCCACCGACCTGGCGGCCCTGCGGCAGCG GCTGGAGGACGAGACGCAGAAGCGGGAGGATGCAGAGAAGAGCCTGGTGCTGTTCCGCAAG GACATGGACGATGCCACCCTGTCCCGGCTGGAGCTGGAGCGCAAGGTTGAGCTGCTGATGGACGAGATCGGCTTCCTCAAGAAGCTGCACGAGGAG GAGCTGCGGGACCTGGAGGTGAGCGCCCCGAGCCCGGCGGTGCCGGCGGAGGTGGAGGTCTGCAAGCCGGTGCTGACGGCTGCGCTGCGGGAGATCCGCACCCAGTACGAGAGCATCGCCGTGAAGAACCTGCAGGAAGCCGAGGAGTGGTACAAGTCGAAG TTCGCCGACCTCTCGGACGCGGCTAACCGCAACCACGAGGCGCTGCGGCTGGCCAAGCAGGAGATGAACGAGTCCCGGCGGCAGATCCAGAGCCTCACCTGCGAGGTGGACGGGCTGAAGGGCATG AACGAAGCCCTGCAGCGGCAGATGCAGGAGATGGAGGATGAATTTGGGGAGGAGATCGGGAACTACCAGGACGTGGTGGGGCGGCTGGAGCAGGAGATCCAGCAGATGAAGGAGGAGATGGCGCGGCACCTGCGCGAGTACCAGGACCTGCTCAACGTCAAAATGGCCCTGGACATCGAGATCGCCACGTACCGCAAGCTGCTGGAGGGCGAGGAGAGCCG gatcaccgtccccctgcaccccgccaCCTCCTTCAGCGTGAGAAGCTCAG TGCTGGAGCCGCAGCCTGCGGAGAGTCCGGCGCGGAGGATGGTGCTCATCAAAACCATCGAGACGCGGGACGggcag CAGGTGGTAACGGAGTCGCACAAGGAGCGAGCGGAGCCGGGGAAGTGA